The proteins below are encoded in one region of Bremerella sp. P1:
- a CDS encoding CmpA/NrtA family ABC transporter substrate-binding protein, translating into MNWTGLWNRNALAAGLLAVALLVGCSESKPTGPSLDELDLSALAATVEPEAGTSEDAPKTTEPEMVATVAAPEKNNLKLGFIKLTDCAPLVIAKEKGFFADEGLQVDVEAQPNWKTLLDRVINGELDGAHMLSGQPIAATIGIGTEAHIITAFTMDLNGNGITVSNNIWQKMQENDAKLKSPTPPHPISADSLRPVVDEYKASGTPLKMGMVFPVSTHNYELRYWLAASGIHPGMYTETDTVGETNADVLLSVTPPPMMPTVLEAGNIQGYCVGEPWNQQAVAKGIGVPVTTNYDVWKNNPEKVFGVTKRWNDENPNTHIAVVKALIRAGKWLDETDESGKLVNREEACRILAKPNYVGADYDVIKNSMTGFFYFQKSDKRPMPDFNVFFKYHCTYPWYSDGVWFLTQMRRWGQITEPKSAEWYDETAKKIYRPDIYRKAAATLVAAGQMTEDEIPAKDTDGYKPPTEKGDFIDGVVYDGHDPIGYLNSHSIGNKDN; encoded by the coding sequence ATGAACTGGACCGGACTTTGGAATCGCAACGCACTCGCAGCCGGACTGCTCGCAGTCGCTTTATTGGTAGGCTGCTCCGAATCGAAACCGACTGGCCCTAGCCTGGACGAATTAGATCTCAGTGCCCTCGCGGCCACCGTCGAACCCGAGGCTGGCACGTCGGAAGATGCCCCCAAAACGACTGAACCTGAAATGGTGGCCACGGTTGCCGCCCCAGAAAAGAACAACCTGAAGCTGGGCTTTATCAAGTTAACCGACTGTGCCCCGCTGGTAATCGCGAAAGAGAAAGGTTTCTTCGCCGATGAAGGCCTGCAAGTTGATGTGGAAGCCCAGCCAAACTGGAAGACGCTGCTGGACCGCGTGATCAACGGTGAATTGGACGGAGCTCACATGCTGTCGGGCCAGCCAATCGCTGCCACCATCGGCATCGGAACCGAGGCCCACATCATTACTGCGTTCACCATGGACTTGAATGGAAACGGCATCACCGTATCGAACAACATCTGGCAAAAGATGCAGGAGAACGATGCGAAGCTGAAGAGCCCGACCCCACCTCACCCGATTTCGGCCGATTCGCTTCGCCCCGTGGTCGACGAATACAAAGCCAGCGGCACGCCGCTGAAGATGGGTATGGTCTTCCCCGTTTCGACGCATAACTACGAACTGCGTTACTGGCTCGCCGCCTCTGGCATCCACCCTGGCATGTACACCGAAACCGACACGGTTGGCGAAACGAATGCTGACGTTCTGCTTTCGGTCACGCCGCCACCGATGATGCCTACCGTCTTGGAAGCCGGCAACATCCAAGGCTACTGCGTCGGTGAACCTTGGAACCAGCAAGCAGTCGCCAAGGGGATCGGTGTTCCGGTTACTACCAACTACGACGTCTGGAAGAACAACCCAGAAAAGGTGTTTGGCGTTACCAAGCGTTGGAACGACGAAAACCCCAACACCCACATCGCCGTGGTCAAAGCTTTGATCCGTGCCGGCAAGTGGTTGGATGAAACAGACGAGAGTGGCAAGCTGGTCAATCGCGAGGAGGCCTGCCGCATCCTGGCCAAGCCAAATTACGTGGGTGCTGACTACGACGTCATCAAAAATTCGATGACCGGCTTCTTCTACTTCCAGAAGTCGGACAAGCGTCCGATGCCCGACTTCAATGTCTTCTTTAAGTACCACTGCACGTATCCGTGGTACAGCGACGGCGTCTGGTTCCTGACGCAAATGCGACGCTGGGGACAGATTACCGAACCGAAGTCGGCCGAGTGGTACGACGAAACGGCCAAGAAGATCTATCGTCCTGACATCTATCGCAAAGCTGCGGCAACCTTAGTGGCTGCGGGTCAGATGACCGAAGACGAAATCCCGGCCAAAGACACCGACGGCTACAAGCCGCCGACGGAAAAGGGTGACTTCATCGACGGGGTCGTTTACGACGGCCACGATCCGATTGGTTATCTCAATTCCCACTCTATTGGTAACAAAGATAACTAA
- a CDS encoding ABC transporter ATP-binding protein produces MAILELDNATVGFGESHRRYTVLEEANLTVNENEFVAIIGFSGSGKSTLISLLAGLLMPDEGAARFKGKQMKGPGPDRGIVFQNYSLLPWLTVHGNIELAVKQVFPKLKRGERRDYVQHYIDMVSLTGSEGKRPSELSGGMRQRLSLARTLSMQPEVLLLDEPLSALDALTRSVLQDEIIRLWEEDRRTVVMVTNDVDEAVLMADRIVPLTPGPSAKLGREFPVTLDRPRDRATLNFNPEFKKLRNEITRYMMGINEEAKQLRVASDVVLPDVEPIRIGVA; encoded by the coding sequence ATGGCAATCCTCGAACTAGATAACGCAACCGTCGGGTTTGGTGAATCACACCGCCGATACACGGTGCTTGAAGAAGCCAACCTGACGGTTAACGAAAATGAATTCGTCGCGATCATTGGATTCTCTGGCAGCGGGAAGTCGACTTTGATTTCCCTGCTGGCAGGGCTCCTTATGCCTGATGAAGGGGCAGCCCGCTTCAAAGGTAAGCAAATGAAGGGGCCGGGTCCTGATCGTGGAATCGTTTTCCAGAATTATTCACTGCTTCCCTGGCTGACCGTTCATGGCAACATCGAACTGGCCGTGAAGCAAGTTTTCCCCAAGTTGAAACGGGGCGAGCGACGTGACTATGTCCAGCACTACATCGACATGGTCAGCCTGACCGGAAGTGAAGGCAAGCGTCCTTCGGAACTGTCTGGCGGGATGCGACAGCGATTGTCGTTAGCACGAACGCTGTCGATGCAGCCAGAAGTGCTTCTGCTGGACGAGCCGTTGAGCGCCTTGGATGCTCTCACGCGAAGCGTTCTGCAAGACGAAATCATCCGCCTGTGGGAAGAAGACCGCCGCACGGTGGTGATGGTCACCAACGACGTGGACGAAGCCGTGCTGATGGCCGACCGCATCGTTCCGCTGACACCTGGACCTTCGGCCAAGTTGGGTCGTGAGTTTCCGGTCACCCTCGACCGACCTCGCGATCGAGCGACTCTGAACTTCAATCCAGAGTTCAAGAAGCTCCGCAATGAGATCACACGCTACATGATGGGCATCAACGAAGAGGCAAAGCAGCTTCGTGTCGCTTCGGATGTGGTCCTTCCCGATGTCGAGCCTATTCGTATCGGCGTCGCTTAA
- a CDS encoding ABC transporter permease, which translates to MKYKIIRILDVAGLRVFEPVVLLCYGEDPKQQLKQIGLYIAIPILVMVACVVAWDQIGPRIKTRAGEVPTPGQVVKAYDGIADFHNREYTKVSDYNESGEGREKALAATQEEIKSLDSDWEAISQQSEELLNKLLTMIPAEATAEKAKIEGDWKKLNDELAASEASATDAARRKFAFVEGVSAEFVSASLSKLSVAVTQQEQTYKQDQQTRAKALVAMADKISADDYKQKIDYVSLVNQHMEKTGEENEHLKSLRSELSERRGKSLPEVESLRQQISATGQKAEFLKTRVNLLTEGNREQKVAKASSDMEDLKRKYATASGPEMFTLAQQLIQREERIKTIAGSEFAKPPTFFDQIWTSLKCVFTGFFIATAIAIPIGVFCGMSRVFMASMTPLISLFKPVSPIVWLPIVFFIVGAFITRPDEAWIQPSFLSSAITVALCSLWPTLVNTALGVSAIDQDHLNVARVLRLGLWDRLTKIIIPSALPLIFTGLRISLGVGWMVLIAAELLSSSPGLGKFVWDMFNNGSSATFAQMFVACGFVGVIGLLLDRIMIVFQRMVSFDGAPTAL; encoded by the coding sequence ATGAAGTACAAAATCATCCGCATTCTGGACGTCGCCGGGCTTCGAGTATTCGAGCCGGTCGTGCTGCTGTGCTACGGCGAAGACCCGAAGCAGCAGTTGAAACAGATTGGCCTCTACATTGCCATTCCTATTTTAGTAATGGTTGCCTGTGTGGTTGCTTGGGACCAAATTGGCCCTCGCATTAAGACGCGTGCCGGCGAGGTCCCCACGCCTGGCCAGGTGGTCAAGGCGTACGACGGCATCGCTGATTTCCACAATCGCGAATACACCAAGGTCAGCGACTACAACGAATCGGGTGAAGGTCGAGAGAAAGCCCTCGCCGCCACTCAGGAGGAAATCAAGTCGCTGGACTCTGACTGGGAAGCCATCAGTCAGCAAAGCGAAGAGCTTCTCAACAAGCTGCTAACAATGATTCCAGCCGAAGCCACCGCCGAGAAGGCGAAGATCGAAGGCGACTGGAAGAAGCTTAACGACGAACTGGCAGCTTCCGAGGCGTCGGCAACCGACGCCGCTCGCCGAAAGTTCGCTTTCGTCGAAGGCGTTTCGGCCGAGTTTGTCTCGGCCAGCCTGTCCAAGCTGTCGGTTGCCGTAACCCAGCAGGAACAGACCTACAAGCAAGACCAGCAAACGCGTGCCAAGGCATTGGTAGCCATGGCCGATAAGATTTCAGCCGACGACTACAAGCAAAAGATCGATTACGTTTCCCTGGTCAACCAGCACATGGAAAAGACCGGCGAAGAGAACGAACATCTCAAGTCACTGCGATCGGAACTTTCCGAGCGACGCGGCAAATCGCTGCCGGAGGTGGAATCGCTGAGACAGCAGATCAGTGCCACTGGGCAGAAGGCCGAGTTCCTGAAGACTCGCGTTAATTTGCTGACCGAGGGCAACCGCGAGCAGAAGGTCGCCAAGGCATCGTCCGACATGGAAGACCTGAAACGCAAGTACGCCACGGCCAGCGGACCTGAAATGTTCACATTGGCTCAGCAACTGATTCAGCGTGAAGAACGCATCAAGACAATCGCCGGTTCCGAGTTCGCCAAGCCGCCGACCTTCTTCGATCAGATCTGGACGAGCCTCAAGTGTGTGTTCACCGGTTTCTTCATCGCCACGGCCATCGCCATCCCGATCGGCGTTTTCTGTGGTATGAGCCGTGTGTTCATGGCATCGATGACTCCGCTGATCTCGCTTTTCAAACCAGTATCACCGATTGTCTGGCTGCCAATTGTGTTCTTCATCGTGGGGGCTTTCATTACCCGCCCCGACGAAGCATGGATTCAACCGTCTTTCCTCAGTTCGGCGATCACCGTGGCACTTTGCTCGCTGTGGCCCACGCTGGTGAATACGGCATTGGGTGTCTCGGCAATCGACCAGGATCACCTGAATGTGGCGCGGGTTTTGCGTCTCGGCCTATGGGATCGCTTGACCAAGATCATTATCCCTTCCGCCCTGCCCCTTATTTTTACGGGCCTGCGAATCTCGCTCGGGGTGGGCTGGATGGTGCTGATCGCCGCGGAACTTCTTTCCAGTAGCCCTGGGCTCGGGAAGTTTGTGTGGGACATGTTTAACAACGGTTCGTCGGCCACGTTCGCCCAGATGTTCGTTGCCTGTGGTTTTGTGGGTGTAATTGGGCTATTGCTTGATCGAATCATGATCGTCTTCCAACGGATGGTCAGCTTCGATGGTGCCCCAACCGCCCTGTAA
- a CDS encoding sigma-54-dependent transcriptional regulator, with protein MTTHNYLGTKRERRVLVIDDDPSVATVVSTALSQEDIRVQHAETGTTGLQQLVQFRPDVLILDHLLPDGEGLQILGRINRIDARLPVLFVTSRSSSDLAIEAMKQGAFDFLAKPLQLEKVAEKTQQALESRRLMLMPVQLPSQVDPMIDGADHLIGQCLEMQEVYKSIGRAAAHDVPVLIEGEIGTGKELVARAIYQHGRRKDRPFMKVVCSDFNAEWLESELFGHEPSGLAGVGDRRIGKIEQCHGGTILLEEISAIPQLLQSKLVRFIQDKTFERVGGHEPVQVNTTLIFTSSRNAERLTAEGVIRHDLFYLLNAFMIRIPPLRERGADLPKLVDHFVGQFCRVERIAQSGAVRTSPEALRLLSDYPWPGNVAELRSVLRRALIESRGTVIAGDYLRNALRDMPRNNDSLETKVLSSHVCDWEDFIMEKMEAGSNDLYADSVMEMERHVLTIILRKTSGNQAKAARMLGITRTSLRKKIHYLGLAIEEFVSTV; from the coding sequence TTGACAACGCATAACTATCTCGGGACGAAACGTGAACGCCGTGTCTTGGTGATTGATGACGATCCCAGCGTGGCGACCGTGGTTAGCACCGCATTAAGCCAGGAAGATATTCGCGTCCAGCACGCGGAGACGGGAACGACCGGTCTTCAACAACTGGTGCAATTTCGTCCCGACGTGCTTATTCTCGATCATCTCCTTCCCGACGGGGAAGGTCTGCAGATTTTGGGGCGTATCAACCGAATCGATGCCCGATTGCCGGTTCTCTTTGTGACTTCACGAAGTTCAAGCGACTTGGCTATTGAAGCCATGAAGCAAGGGGCGTTCGATTTCCTTGCCAAGCCTCTCCAGTTGGAGAAGGTTGCCGAAAAGACGCAACAGGCGCTCGAAAGCCGCCGGCTCATGCTGATGCCGGTTCAATTGCCTTCGCAGGTCGATCCTATGATTGACGGTGCCGATCACCTGATTGGCCAATGTCTGGAGATGCAGGAAGTTTACAAATCGATTGGACGTGCTGCCGCACACGATGTCCCAGTACTGATCGAAGGAGAGATTGGCACAGGGAAAGAGTTGGTCGCCCGAGCGATTTACCAACATGGGCGTCGTAAAGATCGCCCCTTCATGAAGGTTGTCTGCAGCGACTTTAATGCTGAGTGGCTGGAAAGTGAACTCTTCGGGCACGAGCCCAGTGGTCTGGCTGGGGTTGGCGATCGACGTATCGGCAAGATCGAGCAATGCCACGGCGGCACGATTTTGCTGGAAGAGATTTCGGCGATTCCCCAACTTTTACAGAGCAAGTTGGTTCGCTTTATCCAGGACAAAACCTTCGAACGGGTCGGTGGGCACGAGCCGGTTCAGGTCAATACAACGCTTATTTTTACCTCCAGCAGGAACGCTGAACGGCTGACTGCCGAAGGGGTGATTCGGCATGACCTGTTCTATCTGCTGAACGCGTTCATGATCCGCATTCCTCCCCTGCGAGAACGTGGTGCTGACCTACCGAAGTTGGTGGACCACTTCGTCGGGCAGTTCTGCCGAGTGGAACGCATTGCCCAATCGGGGGCGGTCCGCACGTCGCCAGAAGCGTTACGGCTTTTGTCCGACTACCCTTGGCCGGGTAATGTTGCCGAACTGCGAAGCGTGCTTCGCCGAGCACTCATTGAATCGCGCGGGACCGTCATCGCGGGTGATTATCTGCGAAATGCCTTGCGGGACATGCCTCGCAACAACGACAGTTTAGAAACAAAGGTGCTTTCCTCGCATGTCTGCGACTGGGAGGATTTCATCATGGAGAAGATGGAGGCGGGCTCCAACGATCTCTACGCCGATTCGGTTATGGAGATGGAACGTCACGTTCTGACGATTATTCTTCGGAAGACGTCTGGTAATCAGGCGAAGGCGGCCCGTATGCTTGGGATTACGCGTACAAGTCTCCGTAAGAAGATTCACTATCTTGGGCTGGCGATCGAAGAGTTCGTGAGCACGGTTTAA
- a CDS encoding GAF domain-containing protein, with translation MTTTIAPSVLTSVSVWIHNENAGQLAPACGYPAAPEGPPTHDLIQVSINERRSAIRSVDDSTIEIALPILITNEVVAAILFTVHASDDCKIGLERWSRTERDELGLADSAYRGLAHFETISPYVKFPRGSGLPGETWDDRKSRIIARIDQAKAFMRAAGARKEGLRYGLGIPIMATEHELECVLVILSTADFPFQQAMETWLPSEDQTELSLVQSSYAVGISSPQRATVSYGEGIVGQCYASRIPVMMHSAEDDASLVPLFDQGARFALALPIFNGDRLVQVLTLFG, from the coding sequence ATGACGACAACGATCGCACCCTCGGTGTTGACCAGCGTTTCGGTTTGGATTCATAACGAAAATGCCGGACAACTAGCACCTGCTTGCGGCTACCCAGCTGCTCCGGAAGGTCCGCCAACCCATGATTTGATTCAGGTATCGATCAACGAGCGACGTTCGGCCATTCGTAGCGTCGACGACAGCACAATTGAAATCGCCTTGCCGATTTTGATCACCAACGAAGTCGTTGCTGCGATCCTGTTTACTGTTCATGCATCGGACGATTGCAAAATTGGCTTGGAACGCTGGTCGCGAACTGAACGCGATGAACTGGGACTCGCGGACTCGGCTTACCGTGGTCTCGCTCACTTCGAGACGATCAGCCCTTACGTTAAGTTCCCACGTGGGTCTGGCCTGCCTGGCGAGACCTGGGACGATCGCAAGTCGCGTATCATTGCTCGCATTGATCAAGCAAAGGCATTCATGCGAGCCGCCGGTGCTCGCAAGGAAGGCTTACGCTACGGCCTGGGCATTCCCATCATGGCCACTGAGCACGAACTGGAATGCGTGCTGGTGATCCTGAGTACGGCTGACTTCCCGTTTCAACAGGCCATGGAAACATGGCTGCCGAGCGAAGACCAAACCGAACTCAGTCTTGTGCAATCCAGCTATGCCGTTGGTATTTCCTCGCCACAGCGGGCGACCGTCAGCTACGGCGAAGGCATCGTTGGCCAATGCTATGCGTCACGGATTCCCGTTATGATGCATAGCGCCGAGGATGACGCATCGCTGGTACCGCTATTCGATCAGGGTGCCCGCTTTGCCTTGGCACTGCCAATATTCAACGGCGATCGATTGGTCCAAGTTCTCACACTCTTTGGCTAA
- a CDS encoding ABC transporter ATP-binding protein produces MSQENRFVEMYRLVKAYPNPFGDDVKVVDGFNLILKKGEVVSLIGHSGCGKSTVLTMVSGLNPITSGSVVVAGKEISGPGPDRSVVFQAPCLLPWMTAMQNVRMGVDRVYPHASRAERRQICEYYLSVVGLADSMDKYPREMSGGMQQRVGIARAIALKPNMLLLDEPFGRLDSLTRMELQDVILGILDKEKITTMLVTHDVDEAIYMADRICMMTNGPNAKVGQVLELPLPRPRNRAETLEHPLYYELRGSLVSFLEEQERHKHHKPKSEEPEEPAPQLTVTLTDDENSPASEKVTANA; encoded by the coding sequence ATGTCACAAGAGAACCGCTTCGTCGAAATGTACCGCCTCGTCAAGGCGTACCCCAATCCGTTCGGCGACGATGTGAAAGTGGTCGACGGCTTCAACCTGATCCTGAAAAAGGGTGAAGTTGTCAGCCTGATCGGTCACTCTGGCTGCGGGAAGTCGACCGTATTGACGATGGTGTCGGGCCTCAACCCGATCACTTCCGGTAGCGTGGTCGTGGCCGGCAAGGAAATCTCGGGACCTGGTCCGGATCGAAGCGTGGTGTTCCAGGCTCCGTGCTTGCTTCCCTGGATGACGGCCATGCAAAACGTGCGAATGGGGGTCGATCGTGTCTACCCGCACGCAAGCCGCGCTGAGCGTCGTCAGATCTGCGAATACTATTTGAGCGTTGTTGGTCTGGCCGACTCGATGGATAAGTACCCACGAGAAATGTCCGGTGGTATGCAGCAGCGTGTTGGTATCGCCCGAGCGATTGCCCTCAAGCCCAATATGTTGCTCCTGGACGAACCCTTTGGCCGACTCGATTCGCTGACACGAATGGAACTGCAGGACGTTATCCTGGGCATCCTCGATAAAGAAAAGATCACGACGATGCTCGTCACACACGACGTCGACGAAGCAATCTACATGGCCGACCGCATCTGCATGATGACCAACGGTCCCAATGCCAAGGTTGGCCAGGTTCTGGAACTTCCTTTGCCGCGTCCGCGCAATCGCGCTGAAACCCTTGAGCATCCGCTCTACTACGAACTGCGTGGTTCTCTTGTCTCCTTCCTGGAAGAACAAGAACGTCACAAGCACCACAAGCCAAAGTCTGAGGAGCCTGAAGAGCCAGCACCGCAACTTACGGTAACTCTGACGGACGACGAAAACTCACCGGCATCCGAAAAGGTTACGGCCAACGCTTAA
- a CDS encoding alginate export family protein has translation MTHSMTSWLTAFAVCFGGATPLVLQAQDLVPPQSALLENAPVTRVSDEAISPSDMTIPAVPIATSSSNVEYSEATTMEMSGAPCCDKKKVAELNKKAAGAYKPLYFDNDFTYLCDPCYDGCLLGEGLKRLCVGDCGALDIGGEYRARYHHEQNMKPFLNGVDDDFLLHRLRVFANYEVNENVRVYAEMLHAVSEFETAPPRPIDENYWEMNNFFIDGKLLETCNGAWYGRVGRQELLYGSQRLVSPLDWSNIRRRFDGLKAYYRGDAWDIDAFLTRPLKKSLYDWDSENQDQSFYGLWMTYKKSELGNIDLYWLGYENNTNNAAGPFRYQTVGSRVNGEKHSIIYDLEGAYQFGEFQNNDHNAGFFTLGFGHQFKEVCWSPKVMVYYDWASGDAIPRNGFNQLFPLGHAYLGWMDLFARNNIEDFNVQVTAKPCDSWTLIAWYHLFNRQDTNDVPYTVTNNPYPGTTAAGSRYLGQEIDFLAKCQLTPRSDIIFGYSHFFTGTYFQDQNALNPGVFDGDADFFWTQYTLRF, from the coding sequence ATGACCCATTCAATGACCTCATGGCTCACTGCGTTTGCAGTTTGCTTTGGTGGGGCCACACCACTCGTACTACAGGCTCAAGACCTGGTGCCGCCTCAATCGGCACTTCTTGAGAATGCACCGGTAACGCGTGTCTCGGACGAGGCGATTTCGCCTTCCGACATGACGATTCCGGCGGTACCGATTGCGACCAGTTCTTCCAACGTCGAATATTCGGAAGCGACGACGATGGAAATGTCTGGTGCCCCTTGCTGCGACAAGAAGAAGGTCGCCGAGCTGAACAAGAAGGCGGCCGGAGCCTACAAGCCGCTCTACTTCGACAACGACTTCACCTATCTATGCGATCCGTGCTACGACGGTTGCTTGTTGGGCGAAGGCCTGAAGCGGCTATGTGTTGGCGATTGCGGTGCTTTGGACATCGGTGGTGAATATCGTGCTCGATATCATCACGAACAGAATATGAAGCCATTTCTCAATGGCGTCGACGATGACTTCCTGCTGCACCGTCTGCGCGTTTTCGCCAACTACGAAGTCAACGAAAACGTTCGCGTTTACGCAGAAATGCTGCACGCTGTGAGCGAATTTGAAACCGCTCCGCCTCGACCGATCGACGAAAACTACTGGGAAATGAACAACTTCTTCATCGATGGGAAGTTGTTGGAAACCTGCAATGGTGCCTGGTACGGGCGCGTTGGTCGTCAGGAACTGCTTTACGGCAGCCAGCGACTCGTTTCACCTCTGGACTGGTCGAACATTCGTCGTCGCTTCGACGGTCTCAAGGCTTATTATCGCGGTGATGCGTGGGATATCGATGCTTTCCTGACGCGTCCTCTGAAAAAGAGCCTGTACGATTGGGATTCGGAAAACCAAGACCAATCGTTCTACGGCCTCTGGATGACCTACAAAAAGAGCGAACTCGGCAATATCGACCTGTACTGGTTGGGTTACGAAAACAACACCAATAACGCCGCCGGACCTTTCCGTTACCAAACCGTTGGGAGTCGCGTGAATGGTGAAAAGCACTCGATCATCTATGATCTGGAAGGTGCTTATCAGTTTGGCGAATTCCAGAACAACGATCACAACGCTGGATTCTTCACGCTTGGTTTCGGTCACCAGTTCAAAGAAGTGTGCTGGAGCCCAAAAGTCATGGTCTACTACGACTGGGCTTCTGGCGACGCAATTCCTCGCAACGGTTTCAACCAACTGTTCCCACTGGGACATGCTTACCTGGGTTGGATGGACTTGTTTGCTCGTAACAACATCGAGGACTTCAACGTCCAGGTGACGGCCAAGCCTTGCGATTCGTGGACCCTGATCGCCTGGTACCACTTGTTCAATCGCCAAGATACGAATGACGTGCCGTACACGGTGACCAACAATCCATATCCGGGCACCACGGCAGCCGGTTCGCGTTACTTGGGTCAGGAAATCGACTTCCTCGCCAAGTGCCAACTGACTCCACGTTCGGACATTATCTTTGGTTACTCGCACTTCTTCACCGGAACGTACTTCCAAGATCAGAACGCTCTGAACCCAGGCGTGTTCGATGGAGATGCTGACTTCTTCTGGACGCAGTACACCCTGCGATTCTAA